The genomic segment TGCCGACGACGTCGTGCAGCAAGTGCTTTCGGCGGTCGCCGGCGCCGTCGAGCGCTGGCAGCCCGATGAAAACCGCGGGCGGTTTCGCACCTGGCTGCAAACCATCGCCCGCAACCGGATTGCCAATGCTCTCTCACGTCAGGCGGCCGACCGGGCCAGCGGCGAAAGCGGCGAGCGAGAACTGCTGGCCCGGCAGCCTGCCGCCGAGGCCGATTCGAGGCTGCTCGTCACCGAATGCCGGCGGGAAATCTTTCAATGGGCGGCGCGGCAAATTCGCGACGAATTCGAAACCGACACCTGGGACGCCTTTTGGCAAACCGCGGTCCAAGGCCGCAAGGTGAGCGACGTCGCCCGGTTGCTCGGAAAAACGGCCGGCGCCATCTACACGGCCCGCAGTCACGTCATGCGCCGCTTGAAGCAAAAGGTGCTCGAATGGGAGGCCGCTGAATGAACGTCGAACATCACGCCTGCGATCCAAAATTGATTGGCCGCTTGCTCTGCCATGACCTGAGCGGCGAGGAACGGGCGGACTTGGAAGCGCACTTGGAAGTCTGCTCGACCTGCCGCGAAACACTCGATTGGATGGCCGCCGAGGTGAGTTGGTGGCGCGAGGCCCGTGACTTTTTGTCGGGAACGGGTCCGGCTGAACACGAACCCGTCCACGGCCATGTTCTGAATAGCTTTCTCACGCCTACCGACGATCCCAGGATGCTGGGCCGCGTAGGGCCCTATGAAAT from the Pirellulales bacterium genome contains:
- a CDS encoding RNA polymerase sigma factor — encoded protein: MTESPETHASLILRLHDRADQQAWREFVEIHQPVIYRLARYKGLQHADADDVVQQVLSAVAGAVERWQPDENRGRFRTWLQTIARNRIANALSRQAADRASGESGERELLARQPAAEADSRLLVTECRREIFQWAARQIRDEFETDTWDAFWQTAVQGRKVSDVARLLGKTAGAIYTARSHVMRRLKQKVLEWEAAE